AGGCCGAGTTCGATGCCGCTTATGGTCTGTGGCTGCAGGCCTTGATGGGCAAGGGAGGGTATGTGCAGCAGGAATTGTTCAACCTGCAGCGTAACCACCCGCAGAAACTGGAGCTGCGCGCGCGTTACCTGGACGAGCAATCGCAGCAGAGCGTGAGTGCCTGGCTGTTCATCGGCGGCTTCGCTCAGCTCAGTCTGCATCTGGATGGCTACGTGTACGTGCTGCAGGGCGAGCGTGGTGATCTGCTGACCCTGCCGGCCGGCACCCGGCACTGGTTCGATCTGGGCGAGGAACCGCATGTGCTGGCGCTGCGCCTGAGCACCAGCGATGAGGCTCCGGAGCGCACGGGTGAGGCTATCGCCAGCCGCTTCGCACGGCTGGGCGATTAGGCCGGCCTGCGACTATTCTGTTGATCCCAGTTGCCTTTCTCAGGAGTGTCGGCATGGGCTCTAGCCTCATTGCTGCGTGTGGCCGGGGCAGTTCACTGCGCCATGGCCAGGCGCTGATCAGGCGCGTCAGGGCGCGTGCGGCGAAGTCGATATGGCTCATGGCGCTGTTGCTGTTGCTGCTGCCGCTGCCGGCGCTGGCCAGTGAAGCTACCG
This region of Pseudomonas wenzhouensis genomic DNA includes:
- a CDS encoding acireductone dioxygenase produces the protein MSSLAVHLHTSPDLPNKVLNHADDIASTLAAVGIDYRRLELPATLRPGCEQAEFDAAYGLWLQALMGKGGYVQQELFNLQRNHPQKLELRARYLDEQSQQSVSAWLFIGGFAQLSLHLDGYVYVLQGERGDLLTLPAGTRHWFDLGEEPHVLALRLSTSDEAPERTGEAIASRFARLGD